TGCCGGCCTGGCGTAATAGATGCGGAAATGCTTTTGCATATGACTTCATGAAGCTTTCTGATCGCGGAACGCTCTACTTCGGCGACCCGCAAAAGATAGAGAATTATCCATCTTTCGGAGAAGATGTGCTCGCGATGGCCGATGGAACAGTTGTTGAGGTTGTCGAAGGGATTCATGATTCGCAAATCGGAATCGACAATTCATTCGGAGGCGCAGGAAATACAGTCGTCATCAATCATGGAAATGGAGAGCATTCTACATCTGTTCACTTGAAGCAGGGCAGCATCCTCGTGCGTGCCGGCGACAAGGTGAAAAGAGGTCAGGTCATTGCAAAGGTCGGCAACTCAGCGAGCACGATCCCCCACCTACATGTCCAGCTCCAGAACAGCGGAGTCCTATGCGCAGCGGACTCACTAAGATTCGGGTTCTCCGACGTGATCTTCAACGGTCAAAAGACCGCGCTCGCCTATCCGAAGGTCGGTGATTCCATCGAAAACAACAATTGAAATTATTTTCTGAGCATGAGGCACAGTTCATCGAGCTGAGCCTGTGAGACATGGTTGGGGGCGTCGGACATGAGGTCCGCAGCAGAGGCGGTCTTCGGGAAGGCGATGACGTCCCGTATGGAGTCGGTGCCGGCCAGTATCATGATGAGCCTGTCGAGGCCGAGCGCGATCCCGCCGTGCGGAGGGGCGCCGAACGAGAGCGCCTCGAGCAGGAAGCCGAACTTCTGCTCCGCCTCCTCCGGCTTTATCCCGAGTATGCCGAATATCTTCGACTGCGTAGCAGCGTCGTGTATCCTGATCGAGCCTCCGCCCACCTCCGAGCCGTTGACCACGATGTCGTAGGCGAGCGAGCGGGCCTTGCCCGGATCGGCGTCGAGGAGCGCCAGATCGTCCGGGTGCGGGGCGGTGAAGGGATGATGGACCGCGACGTGGCGGTGCTCGTCCCCGCTCCACTCGAGCAGCGGGAAGTCCACGACCCAGAACATGTCGATCTTCGA
This region of Pseudomonadota bacterium genomic DNA includes:
- a CDS encoding M23 family metallopeptidase — encoded protein: MKNNIFLSVLICAVCLSISTTCSARDRGLEALTLDYVRQSIFQCDEKLNKFLAKDLTVDQVCKIKDVLQPEANNISVTDIFPRNSPGDGNRSWIAAVETGKTRYHLFVHYNRKDKVDGTFLLSGLSAEEQHIPFSAYKAKGKYAPPFDGRWHVMQGGEYEVFNHHLPAWRNRCGNAFAYDFMKLSDRGTLYFGDPQKIENYPSFGEDVLAMADGTVVEVVEGIHDSQIGIDNSFGGAGNTVVINHGNGEHSTSVHLKQGSILVRAGDKVKRGQVIAKVGNSASTIPHLHVQLQNSGVLCAADSLRFGFSDVIFNGQKTALAYPKVGDSIENNN